In Flavobacterium hankyongi, the genomic window CTGATGCTTTCATAACTTTAAATATTTATCTAAAGTTACCAATTGATTTTCAGTAAAAGACTGATAATTATCAGTATTACAATAAAATTAATGAGGTAATTTATCTTTTAGCACTCCGTATAAAAAAGTCCCAAGCAAAGCACCAACTAAAATAACGCCTACACTCATGAAACCCGCTCCAATAAGAATAAAAATTGGTCCTGGACAAGATCCCACTAAAGCCCATCCTAACCCAAAAAGAAGTCCACCAATCCAGTATCGCATTGATCCTTTTTCTTTATCTAAGATTTCGATTGGCAAACCATCTATATCTTTTAAATTATATTTTTTTATAATTTGAATTCCAATGACACCTGTAAAAACAGCTACTCCAATTATACCATACATATGAAATGATTGAAATTGAAACATTTCATAAATTCTATACCATGAAACCGCTTCACATTTTGTTAGAACAATTCCAAAGAAAAAACCAACGAGTAAAAATTTAAACAGCTTCATGATTAATTAAAAATTAGAGGTAAAACAAAATGAGAAACAATAAGCCCTCCCACGAAAAATCCTATTACAGCTTTTAATGAGGGTAGTTGAAGATTGCTTAATCCTGAAATTGCATGTCCAGAAGTACATCCGCCTGCGTAACGTGAACCAAAACCAATCAACAATCCTCCAATCAATAAAATAGCTAATATTTTAGGCGAACTAAACACTTGCATTCCAAATAAAGTATCAGGTGCTAATTTTCCTTGCGGAGCATCTATACCCATTGCAGCCAATTGATTTATAGTAGTGGGATTAATTGAAACATTTGTAGAATCAGACAAAAAATGAGTTGCTACGTAACCCCCTAACATTGCTCCCACAACAACAGCAAGATTCCATCGTTGTGATTTCCAATCCCAATCAAAAAAAGGAACAAATTTGCCAGCACCAGCCATTGAACACAAACTTCTAAGATTGGAAGACATCCCAAATGCTTTTCCAAAATACGTTAAAGCCAACATTACAAGACCAATCAGTAGACCTGAAATACTCCAATGCCATGTATGAGTAATAAAATCCATTTCAATATTTTTTGTACAAAAATAAAAGAATGTTGCTATATTTGTTATGAGTCAACCAAAATCTATAAAAGAAAACAATTAATGAAATTTCGAACTTTAATTTTACTGCTGATTTTTACACCTTTTATCTCGTGTATAAGCACAAGATCAACGATAAAAAATATAGATGACTCAATTCCCGGACCTGCTTTAAATGAAACTTTCAACAGTTTTATCATTACAAAAAAGGCTCCCAATAAAAAGTATGCTTACAATGAAGACTATCCTGTAAATGTAGGTTTTACTTCTTTAGAAGATGGAAATAACAATCAGATACGATTTTTAAATGCTTTGGCAGGGCCTAATGGCGAGAAAATCACTTTTGTAAAAAAAGACCCCTGTTGCCCTTTTCCAACCAAAAGATCTGATATGGGAGCAGGACTAATTGATACATTTGAAATTACTTGGGAAGGTCAAAAACAACCAGTTTTACTTTATATAAATAAATTTGAAAAGGGAGAACTAATGTTACCTGTTGGTTTCACAGCTAGAAAATAAAAAAAGCCCCAAATTGGGGCTTTTTCTTTATAAGTTAGCAACAAGATAATTATAAATTGATGCTTTTTGCTCATCTGTTATTTTAGCTTTTCTTGCCATTTTATCTAATGTTGGAACCCAGTCTTCCTTAGTGTGTTTTGTAGGCTGGAATAATTTGTGGCATTTACCACAATTATTTTCATACAACGACTTACCTTCTGCTAATTCAGGAGTCAATTCTATTTTTTTCACTTCAGATGTTTGCGCTGTAGTTGCAGTTTTAGGAGAACACGCATAAACAAAAGTTCCCACAACAGCAATTACTAATAAAGCTTTACTTTTCATATCTTTTTGTTTTGATTGAAGGGTAAATATAACAAACTTTTCTATCTATTTTAAGCTCTTGAAAAATTCTCTTCTAAAACAGGAGTATATCTTCTGTATGCATTTCCTAAAAGAACGTTTGCAATTTGTTCCGAAA contains:
- a CDS encoding DUF6691 family protein, which encodes MKLFKFLLVGFFFGIVLTKCEAVSWYRIYEMFQFQSFHMYGIIGVAVFTGVIGIQIIKKYNLKDIDGLPIEILDKEKGSMRYWIGGLLFGLGWALVGSCPGPIFILIGAGFMSVGVILVGALLGTFLYGVLKDKLPH
- a CDS encoding YeeE/YedE family protein; this encodes MDFITHTWHWSISGLLIGLVMLALTYFGKAFGMSSNLRSLCSMAGAGKFVPFFDWDWKSQRWNLAVVVGAMLGGYVATHFLSDSTNVSINPTTINQLAAMGIDAPQGKLAPDTLFGMQVFSSPKILAILLIGGLLIGFGSRYAGGCTSGHAISGLSNLQLPSLKAVIGFFVGGLIVSHFVLPLIFN
- a CDS encoding 2-dehydro-3-deoxyphosphooctonate aldolase, whose product is MKFRTLILLLIFTPFISCISTRSTIKNIDDSIPGPALNETFNSFIITKKAPNKKYAYNEDYPVNVGFTSLEDGNNNQIRFLNALAGPNGEKITFVKKDPCCPFPTKRSDMGAGLIDTFEITWEGQKQPVLLYINKFEKGELMLPVGFTARK
- a CDS encoding c-type cytochrome, whose protein sequence is MKSKALLVIAVVGTFVYACSPKTATTAQTSEVKKIELTPELAEGKSLYENNCGKCHKLFQPTKHTKEDWVPTLDKMARKAKITDEQKASIYNYLVANL